The Spirochaetaceae bacterium genome window below encodes:
- a CDS encoding type II toxin-antitoxin system PemK/MazF family toxin, with product MVEVAQGEVWWAELPEPLGSGPGLRRPVVVVQGNSLNRSRISTVVCVPLTSNLAWADAPGSVLLPAAATGLPKDSVANPSQIVALDRRTLVERVRRLPDRRVALIVRGVDVVLGR from the coding sequence ATGGTAGAGGTTGCGCAGGGAGAGGTGTGGTGGGCCGAGTTGCCGGAGCCGCTGGGGTCCGGCCCCGGTCTGCGCCGGCCGGTCGTGGTGGTGCAGGGGAACTCGTTGAACCGGAGCCGCATCTCGACGGTGGTGTGCGTCCCCCTGACCAGCAACCTGGCCTGGGCGGATGCCCCGGGCAGCGTGCTGCTGCCGGCGGCAGCCACCGGGCTGCCGAAAGACTCGGTCGCGAACCCATCGCAGATCGTCGCGCTTGACCGGCGTACCCTGGTGGAGCGGGTACGCCGGCTTCCGGATCGGAGAGTGGCGCTCATTGTCCGCGGCGTCGACGTCGTCCTGGGTCGCTGA
- a CDS encoding aminotransferase class I/II-fold pyridoxal phosphate-dependent enzyme, whose amino-acid sequence MNHDSRAGEAPGTDADEQTDHDLTMAPEVMLDLARRTAELLVKRIEGLPGEPAWDGEFKQVLDHQLMAGPPEEGRAPVEVIEQAAREILPFATRLDHPRCFGFVPSAPTWPGVLADFMASAFNINACTWLVASGPSQVELVVIDWFRRWLGFPEGAGGLLTSGGSAASVDAFVAARDAAGHPERATVYMSDQSHSSQVKAARIIGVRPDRIRLLPSDAQFRLDLGSLERAVAGDRAAGFNPIAICANAGTASTGAIDPLPALADFCEAEGIWLHVDAAYGGFAAVTERGRRLLRGIGRADSVGLDPHKWLFQPYEAGALLVKDVHTLEHAFEVHHDILQDTVWGANHPNLSDRNLQLSRSFRALKVWMSIQTFGMGAFRRAVSGGMELAARAGEYVRQSPTLELSTPVSLGIVCFRINPSGAGLDEEVVEQINRKVLARIFWEDRAFLSSTLVHGTFALRLCIINHTTTWDDVRETLEAAERFGMQESAPLTAPR is encoded by the coding sequence ATGAATCACGATAGCAGAGCAGGAGAGGCGCCGGGCACCGACGCCGACGAACAAACGGACCATGACCTGACGATGGCGCCGGAGGTGATGCTCGATCTGGCTCGCCGAACGGCGGAACTGCTGGTGAAACGCATCGAGGGCCTGCCCGGCGAGCCGGCCTGGGACGGAGAGTTCAAGCAGGTGCTCGACCACCAGTTGATGGCCGGCCCGCCCGAGGAGGGCCGGGCGCCGGTCGAGGTAATCGAGCAGGCGGCACGGGAGATTCTTCCGTTCGCGACAAGGTTGGACCACCCGCGATGCTTCGGGTTCGTCCCGTCGGCGCCCACTTGGCCCGGGGTGTTGGCCGACTTCATGGCCTCCGCATTCAACATCAATGCATGCACCTGGCTGGTCGCGAGCGGGCCGAGCCAGGTCGAGCTGGTGGTGATCGACTGGTTTCGCCGCTGGCTCGGCTTTCCGGAGGGCGCGGGCGGTCTGCTGACGAGCGGGGGCTCGGCGGCCAGCGTCGACGCCTTCGTGGCGGCACGCGACGCGGCCGGCCACCCCGAGCGCGCAACCGTGTACATGAGCGACCAGAGCCACAGTTCGCAGGTCAAGGCGGCCAGGATCATCGGCGTCCGGCCGGACCGCATCCGCCTGCTGCCGAGCGATGCGCAGTTCCGCCTGGACCTGGGATCGCTGGAGCGCGCCGTGGCCGGCGACCGCGCCGCGGGGTTCAATCCGATTGCGATATGCGCCAATGCCGGGACCGCCAGCACGGGAGCCATCGATCCGTTGCCGGCGCTGGCGGACTTCTGCGAGGCGGAAGGGATCTGGCTGCACGTCGACGCCGCCTACGGCGGCTTCGCGGCGGTAACCGAGCGCGGCAGGCGGCTCCTGCGCGGGATCGGTCGCGCCGACTCCGTCGGGCTGGACCCGCACAAGTGGCTGTTTCAGCCGTACGAGGCTGGCGCGCTGCTGGTAAAGGACGTGCACACCCTCGAACACGCGTTCGAGGTGCACCACGACATCCTCCAGGACACGGTATGGGGCGCGAACCACCCGAACCTCTCCGATCGCAACCTGCAACTGAGCCGCTCGTTTCGCGCCTTGAAGGTGTGGATGTCGATCCAGACCTTCGGCATGGGCGCGTTCCGGCGCGCCGTGTCCGGGGGGATGGAACTGGCCGCGCGTGCCGGGGAGTACGTCCGGCAGAGCCCGACTCTGGAACTCTCGACGCCGGTGTCGCTGGGGATCGTGTGCTTCCGGATCAACCCGTCGGGCGCCGGCCTGGACGAAGAGGTCGTGGAGCAGATCAACCGCAAGGTGCTCGCCCGCATCTTCTGGGAAGACCGGGCGTTCCTGTCGTCGACGCTGGTGCACGGGACGTTCGCGCTCAGGCTCTGCATCATCAACCACACGACGACCTGGGACGACGTCCGGGAGACCCTGGAGGCCGCCGAACGGTTCGGGATGCAGGAATCTGCTCCGCTGACGGCGCCGCGATAG